The Flavobacterium commune genome contains a region encoding:
- the sufD gene encoding Fe-S cluster assembly protein SufD: MELKEKLLSSFMAFEERVDVHSQLHDVRTSAIKNFEIKGFPTKKEEAWKYTSLNAILKNDFTVFPKKDSAIEFNQVKKYFIHEIDTYKVVFIDGIFSSHLSSTTHDGIDVCLMSSALTKPKYKMVIDNYFNKIASKDDSLTSLNTAFANEGAYINIPKSKVADKPIEIMYFSTGNESALMVQPRNLVIVGENSHVQIIERHQSLSGNPVLTNSVTEIFAQKRAIVDYYKIQNDDLEANLIDNTYVSQQKESHAYVHTFSFGGNLTRNNLNFYHYGERLTSTLNGITIIGEKQHVDHYTLVNHAQPNCESFQDYKGIFSDRSTGVFNGKVYVEKEAQKTNAFQKSNNILLSDKATINAKPQLEIFADDVKCSHGCTVGQLDETALFYMQQRGIPKKEAKALLMYAFSNAVIENIKIPELKKRITTIIANKLGVKLGFDL; encoded by the coding sequence ATGGAATTAAAAGAAAAATTACTATCGTCTTTTATGGCTTTTGAAGAGCGTGTTGATGTTCATTCACAACTGCATGATGTTAGAACTTCAGCAATAAAAAACTTTGAGATAAAAGGCTTCCCAACTAAAAAAGAAGAAGCTTGGAAATATACTTCGCTAAATGCCATTCTAAAAAATGACTTTACCGTTTTTCCTAAAAAAGATAGCGCTATTGAATTTAATCAGGTAAAAAAATATTTTATCCACGAAATCGATACGTATAAAGTTGTTTTTATTGACGGTATTTTCAGCTCTCACCTATCTTCTACAACACACGATGGAATCGATGTTTGTTTAATGTCTTCGGCATTGACAAAACCAAAATACAAAATGGTTATTGATAACTATTTTAACAAAATTGCAAGCAAAGACGATAGTCTGACTTCATTAAATACGGCTTTCGCCAATGAAGGAGCTTACATTAATATCCCTAAAAGCAAGGTTGCTGACAAACCTATTGAGATTATGTATTTCTCAACAGGAAACGAATCAGCATTAATGGTTCAGCCTAGAAACTTAGTAATTGTAGGTGAGAATTCTCATGTACAAATTATTGAGCGTCACCAAAGTTTAAGCGGGAATCCGGTTCTTACCAACTCAGTTACTGAAATTTTTGCTCAAAAACGTGCTATTGTAGATTATTACAAAATCCAAAATGACGACCTTGAAGCTAACTTAATCGACAATACGTATGTTTCGCAACAAAAGGAAAGTCATGCTTATGTTCATACTTTTTCTTTTGGTGGAAACCTGACAAGAAACAACCTGAATTTCTACCATTATGGTGAAAGGTTGACAAGTACTTTGAACGGAATTACCATTATTGGCGAAAAACAACACGTTGACCATTATACCTTGGTAAATCACGCACAACCTAATTGTGAGAGTTTCCAGGATTATAAAGGAATTTTCTCTGATCGCTCAACAGGAGTTTTCAACGGAAAAGTATATGTAGAAAAAGAAGCTCAAAAAACCAATGCGTTCCAAAAAAGCAACAACATTCTTTTAAGCGATAAAGCGACTATCAACGCTAAACCGCAATTGGAAATTTTTGCAGATGATGTAAAATGTTCGCACGGTTGTACCGTAGGGCAACTTGACGAAACCGCTTTGTTCTACATGCAACAACGCGGAATCCCTAAGAAAGAAGCCAAAGCTTTATTGATGTATGCGTTCTCTAACGCAGTTATCGAAAACATCAAAATACCGGAATTAAAAAAACGAATCACTACTATCATCGCCAATAAATTAGGTGTGAAACTAGGATTTGATTTATAA
- a CDS encoding aminotransferase class V-fold PLP-dependent enzyme: MLDIQKIRADFPILNQKVNGKPLVYFDNGATSQKPQVVIDAISKYYQEINANIHRGVHTLSQLATDAYEIARGKVQNHINAKHAHEVLFTSGTTFGINLVANGFASILKPGDEVIVSHLEHHSNIVPWQMLCEKTGATLKVIPMNEEGELVMTEYDKLLSEKTKIVAVNHISNALGTINPIKYMIDKAHEVGAAILIDGAQSVPHLKPDVQALDCDFYAFSGHKMCGPTGTGILYGKEAWLNKLPPYQGGGEMIKEVSFEKTTYAELPHKFEAGTPHIAGGIVLGTAIDYMNSVGFENIQKQELELLAYATERLSEIEGLRIYGTSKNKTSVISFNIEGIHPYDIGSIIDKLGIAVRTGHHCAQPIMNFFGIPGTIRASFSFYNTKEEIDALVDAVKKAQLMLS; this comes from the coding sequence ATGCTAGACATTCAAAAAATAAGAGCCGATTTTCCTATTCTTAATCAAAAAGTAAACGGAAAACCATTAGTATATTTCGATAACGGAGCTACTTCGCAAAAACCTCAAGTGGTTATTGATGCCATTTCAAAATATTATCAGGAAATAAATGCTAATATTCACCGTGGCGTTCACACACTAAGCCAATTAGCAACTGATGCTTACGAAATTGCCCGTGGCAAAGTTCAAAACCACATTAATGCTAAACACGCCCATGAAGTACTTTTTACTTCAGGAACTACTTTTGGAATCAATTTGGTTGCCAATGGTTTTGCTTCAATTTTAAAACCAGGTGACGAAGTAATTGTTTCCCATTTAGAGCACCATAGTAATATAGTGCCTTGGCAAATGTTGTGCGAGAAAACCGGAGCTACTCTAAAAGTCATTCCAATGAATGAAGAAGGAGAGTTGGTTATGACTGAATACGACAAATTACTTTCAGAGAAAACTAAAATTGTCGCAGTAAATCATATTTCAAACGCTTTGGGAACTATCAACCCAATCAAATACATGATTGATAAAGCACACGAAGTAGGTGCTGCAATCCTGATTGATGGAGCCCAATCGGTACCACATTTAAAACCGGATGTTCAGGCTTTAGATTGCGATTTTTATGCTTTTTCGGGACATAAAATGTGCGGACCAACAGGAACCGGAATTTTGTATGGAAAAGAAGCCTGGTTAAACAAATTACCTCCTTATCAGGGTGGTGGCGAAATGATTAAGGAAGTTAGTTTCGAGAAAACAACCTATGCCGAATTGCCTCATAAATTTGAAGCAGGAACACCTCATATTGCAGGAGGAATTGTTCTGGGAACAGCAATTGATTATATGAATTCTGTCGGTTTTGAAAATATTCAAAAACAGGAATTGGAGTTATTAGCTTACGCAACCGAACGTTTATCAGAGATTGAAGGCTTACGTATTTATGGAACATCTAAGAATAAAACTTCGGTAATTTCGTTTAATATAGAAGGGATTCATCCATATGATATTGGTAGTATTATTGATAAACTAGGAATTGCAGTAAGAACAGGACACCACTGTGCGCAACCCATTATGAATTTCTTCGGAATTCCGGGTACTATAAGAGCTTCATTCTCTTTTTACAACACCAAAGAAGAAATTGATGCCTTAGTTGATGCTGTTAAAAAGGCGCAGTTAATGTTATCCTAA
- a CDS encoding SufE family protein, with protein MKIKDIQEEIVDEFSMFDDWMQRYEYIIELGKNLPLIKEEFKVDENLIKGCQSKVWLQGEQNEDKIVFTADSDAILTKGIIAILIRVFSNQTPKDIIDADMGFIDEIGLKEHLSPTRANGLVSMIKNIKMYALAFNTKG; from the coding sequence ATGAAAATTAAAGATATACAAGAAGAAATTGTTGACGAGTTCTCGATGTTTGACGATTGGATGCAACGTTATGAATACATCATCGAGTTAGGAAAAAATCTTCCTTTAATCAAAGAAGAATTCAAAGTTGATGAAAATTTAATCAAAGGTTGTCAATCTAAAGTTTGGTTACAAGGAGAACAAAACGAAGACAAAATAGTCTTCACTGCCGATAGTGACGCCATACTAACCAAAGGAATAATTGCTATATTAATCCGTGTTTTTTCAAATCAAACACCAAAAGACATTATTGATGCCGATATGGGGTTTATTGACGAAATAGGCTTAAAAGAACATTTATCGCCTACAAGAGCTAACGGACTGGTATCTATGATTAAGAATATTAAAATGTATGCTTTGGCATTCAATACTAAAGGATAG
- a CDS encoding GxxExxY protein, whose translation MNVTKSYLKDLVYQVNGAAIEVHKSLGPGLLESIYHQCFKKELELRKINYSSELLIPLKYKGHELESKLRCDLFIENKLVVELKSVNEINPIYEAQLLTYMNLYELIKRTNWFAY comes from the coding sequence ATGAATGTAACAAAAAGTTATCTCAAAGATTTAGTTTATCAGGTTAATGGCGCAGCTATTGAAGTTCATAAAAGTTTAGGTCCAGGACTTTTAGAAAGTATATATCACCAATGCTTTAAAAAAGAATTAGAATTACGAAAAATTAATTATTCTTCAGAACTTTTGATTCCTTTAAAGTACAAAGGACATGAATTAGAATCTAAACTCAGATGTGATTTATTTATAGAAAACAAGCTAGTTGTTGAATTAAAATCGGTGAATGAAATCAACCCGATTTATGAAGCACAATTACTAACTTATATGAACTTATATGAACTTATTAAACGCACCAATTGGTTTGCTTATTAA
- a CDS encoding SUF system Fe-S cluster assembly protein: MEQEIDTNELGEAIVKKLKTIYDPEIPVDIYELGLIYDVMVNTDYEVKILMTLTSPNCPVAESLPREVEEKIKSIEHVKGAEVEITFDPPWSKDLMSEEAKLELGML; this comes from the coding sequence ATGGAACAAGAAATAGACACCAACGAATTAGGAGAAGCGATTGTAAAGAAGTTAAAAACCATTTACGATCCGGAAATTCCTGTAGATATTTACGAACTGGGATTGATTTATGATGTAATGGTAAACACTGATTACGAAGTAAAGATCCTTATGACGCTTACTTCTCCAAACTGTCCGGTAGCCGAGAGTTTACCGAGAGAAGTTGAAGAAAAAATAAAATCGATTGAGCATGTAAAAGGTGCCGAAGTAGAAATCACTTTTGATCCACCTTGGAGCAAAGATTTAATGAGTGAAGAAGCTAAACTAGAGCTAGGAATGCTTTAA
- a CDS encoding DUF2480 family protein codes for MEEIINKVANSALEVFDLEDYYPKGIRTQIDISQWLLEGFLLKEKDFREQLKNHDWSQYQDHYVAIYCSTDAIVPAWASILVAIQLAPFAKKIINGSIEDLDAALYEELLPKLDYTTYENKSVIIKGCSKKPVPMRAYVLAAHNLQPFARSIMYGEACSAVPLYKAPKKA; via the coding sequence ATGGAAGAGATAATTAACAAAGTAGCTAATAGTGCCTTGGAAGTATTCGATTTAGAAGATTACTATCCAAAGGGCATTCGTACGCAAATTGATATTTCGCAATGGTTACTCGAAGGATTTTTATTAAAAGAAAAAGACTTTAGGGAACAGCTAAAAAATCATGATTGGTCGCAATACCAGGATCATTATGTCGCTATCTATTGCAGTACCGATGCTATAGTTCCGGCCTGGGCATCCATTTTAGTTGCTATACAATTAGCTCCTTTTGCCAAGAAAATCATCAATGGAAGTATCGAAGATTTGGATGCAGCACTATATGAAGAATTACTTCCTAAACTGGATTATACGACTTATGAAAATAAATCGGTGATTATTAAAGGTTGTTCTAAGAAACCTGTGCCTATGCGTGCTTATGTTTTGGCAGCACACAATTTGCAGCCATTTGCCAGAAGTATTATGTATGGAGAAGCCTGTTCAGCAGTTCCGCTATACAAAGCACCTAAAAAAGCTTAA
- a CDS encoding DUF3078 domain-containing protein: MKKLLLLFVFTFSVFSIKAQETIKDTTKLWTKKGNMSLLLSQSAYNRQWLGGGTSNVAGNFNLNYDFNYKKGDVVWDNKFILAYGLSKIKGNENTAKTDDRLELNSLWGKKSTVKNWYYSVYFNFRSQMDTGVDKNNLKISHFFSPAYFQFGPGFLWKKDDNVSINIAPAAGKLILVHKHFTELGSSFGVLQGDNSRVEFGASISGYFKFNAITNVSIENRLNLYSNYLDDPQNVDIDYQMNVVMKINKYLSANIALQTIYDHNAIKAVQVREIFGLGINYGF, encoded by the coding sequence ATGAAAAAACTGCTTCTACTCTTTGTGTTTACATTTTCTGTTTTTTCGATAAAAGCCCAAGAAACCATCAAAGACACTACAAAACTTTGGACTAAAAAAGGCAATATGTCATTATTATTAAGTCAATCGGCCTATAACAGACAATGGCTTGGCGGTGGAACTTCTAACGTAGCAGGAAATTTTAATTTAAATTACGATTTCAATTACAAAAAAGGAGATGTGGTTTGGGACAACAAATTTATTCTGGCTTACGGACTAAGTAAAATAAAAGGAAACGAAAACACCGCAAAAACCGATGACCGCCTTGAATTAAACTCACTTTGGGGTAAAAAATCGACGGTCAAAAATTGGTATTACTCCGTGTATTTTAACTTTAGATCCCAAATGGATACTGGTGTTGACAAAAACAACTTAAAAATATCTCATTTTTTCTCGCCTGCTTACTTCCAGTTTGGACCTGGTTTTTTGTGGAAAAAAGACGACAATGTAAGCATCAACATTGCTCCGGCAGCTGGAAAATTAATTTTGGTTCACAAACATTTTACCGAACTGGGATCTTCTTTTGGAGTCCTGCAAGGCGATAATTCCCGTGTAGAATTTGGAGCAAGCATTTCGGGCTATTTTAAATTCAATGCTATCACCAATGTTTCCATCGAAAATCGATTGAATTTATATTCGAACTATTTAGACGACCCACAAAATGTTGATATCGATTACCAAATGAATGTGGTAATGAAAATCAACAAATACCTTTCGGCAAACATTGCTTTGCAAACCATCTATGATCACAATGCTATCAAAGCGGTTCAGGTAAGAGAGATATTTGGATTAGGCATTAATTATGGTTTTTAA
- the hflX gene encoding GTPase HflX: MLEKEVINFEKTAIVGIVTQNQSEEKLNEYLDELEFLTFTAGGQVVKRFSQKMDKPNPKTFLGTGKIDEIHHYVKENGISTIIFDDELTPSQQKNISKIIDCKILDRTNLILDIFAQRAETSYARTQVELAQCIYLLPRLSGLWTHLERQKGGIGMRGPGETEIETDRRIVRDRISLLKDKIKAIDKQMGTQRSNRGAMVRVALVGYTNVGKSTLMNAIGKSDVFVENKLFATLDTTVRKVVIKNLPFLLSDTVGFIRKLPTQLVDSFKSTLDEVREADLLLHVVDISHPDFEDHIASVNQILLDIKAGDKPVIMVFNKIDAYRHLTIDEDDLMTEKTTKHYTLEEWKSTWMSRVGEQNALFISATNKENFEEFRERVYEAVRQIHITRFPYNKFLYPDYKDAMEKEE; encoded by the coding sequence ATGTTAGAAAAAGAAGTAATAAATTTCGAAAAAACAGCCATCGTTGGTATTGTAACTCAAAATCAAAGCGAAGAGAAACTTAATGAATATCTTGATGAATTAGAGTTTTTAACCTTTACAGCAGGTGGTCAGGTGGTGAAACGTTTTTCGCAAAAAATGGACAAACCCAATCCTAAAACTTTTTTAGGTACAGGAAAAATAGACGAAATTCATCATTATGTAAAAGAAAACGGAATTTCGACCATCATATTTGATGACGAATTAACGCCTTCGCAACAAAAAAATATTTCCAAAATTATCGATTGTAAGATTCTCGACAGAACCAATCTTATCTTAGATATTTTTGCCCAAAGAGCCGAAACTTCTTACGCCAGAACCCAAGTTGAACTGGCGCAATGTATTTATTTGCTGCCAAGACTTTCAGGATTGTGGACACACTTAGAACGTCAAAAAGGGGGTATCGGGATGCGTGGTCCGGGGGAAACTGAGATTGAAACCGACCGTCGTATTGTGCGTGATCGAATTTCGTTGTTGAAAGATAAAATCAAAGCTATCGACAAGCAAATGGGGACTCAACGCAGCAATCGCGGTGCGATGGTTCGTGTGGCTTTAGTAGGTTATACCAATGTGGGAAAATCAACGTTGATGAACGCTATTGGGAAAAGTGATGTTTTTGTTGAAAATAAATTGTTTGCTACGTTAGACACGACTGTTCGAAAAGTGGTAATCAAGAATTTACCTTTCTTGCTTTCGGACACCGTAGGTTTTATCAGGAAATTGCCAACACAATTGGTAGATTCATTCAAGAGTACGCTTGATGAGGTTCGTGAAGCCGATTTATTATTGCATGTGGTGGATATTTCGCATCCGGATTTTGAAGATCATATTGCTTCGGTAAACCAAATTTTATTAGACATCAAAGCAGGGGACAAACCGGTAATTATGGTTTTTAATAAAATAGATGCTTACAGGCACTTGACTATTGATGAAGATGATTTAATGACCGAAAAAACTACTAAACATTATACATTGGAAGAGTGGAAATCGACCTGGATGAGTCGTGTAGGAGAGCAAAACGCCTTGTTTATTTCGGCTACCAATAAAGAGAATTTTGAAGAGTTTAGGGAAAGAGTTTACGAAGCCGTGCGCCAAATTCACATTACGCGTTTTCCTTATAATAAGTTCTTGTATCCCGATTATAAGGATGCAATGGAGAAAGAAGAATAG
- a CDS encoding glycoside hydrolase family 13 protein, whose protein sequence is MGLLSTNPITAQENKAATDSKWWKEAVVYQIYPRSFKDSDGDGIGDLKGIISKLDYVKSLGIDAVWLNPIYTSPNDDNGYDISNYREIMADFGTMEDFDLLLKEMHKRNIKLIMDLVVNHSSDEHEWFKQSRSSRDNPYRDYYHWWPAEKGKPPYRWSFFDVNSDAWKYDAQTNSYYLHYFSQKQPDLNWENPKVRNEVYDIMRFWLDKGIDGFRMDAFQFASKDTSWPELPKGFEKNIIKYYGVGPHLHEYLQEMNREVFSKYDIMTVAEGAGSSPEDALLFVDPNRKELNMAYHFESVDIGKHVKDFGLVKYKEIFSRYDKTFKDKGWLSIFLANHDQPRMVSKFGNDTPEFREISSKMLSTFVMSMRGTPYYYHGDELGMINIRFDSIDDYHDVDTRNKYFGLKNRGGDLKAFLEEQKQTARENGRTPFQWDTTANAGFTTGTPWLKVNPNYAIINAEAQEKDPNSVLNYFRKLVQLRKENPILIYGKYTLIDKDNPDVFAYTRELEGKKVLVVLNFSDKNVKINTGFNIKNAKVLIANYNNLAKDGLLRPYEAIIYKL, encoded by the coding sequence ATGGGATTGTTGTCAACAAATCCAATCACAGCACAAGAAAACAAGGCAGCGACAGATTCTAAATGGTGGAAAGAAGCCGTAGTGTACCAGATTTACCCAAGAAGTTTCAAGGACAGCGATGGCGACGGCATTGGCGATTTAAAAGGAATTATTTCCAAACTGGATTATGTTAAAAGTCTGGGAATTGATGCGGTATGGCTGAATCCAATTTATACTTCACCAAATGACGACAATGGTTACGACATTAGTAATTATCGTGAAATCATGGCCGATTTTGGCACCATGGAAGATTTTGATTTGTTGCTAAAAGAAATGCACAAACGCAACATCAAACTTATCATGGACTTAGTAGTCAATCATAGTAGTGACGAACACGAATGGTTCAAACAATCCAGAAGTTCCAGAGACAATCCGTATAGAGATTATTACCATTGGTGGCCTGCCGAAAAAGGAAAACCGCCTTACCGATGGAGTTTTTTTGATGTAAACAGTGATGCCTGGAAATACGATGCCCAAACTAATTCCTATTACCTGCATTATTTTTCGCAAAAACAACCGGACTTAAATTGGGAAAACCCAAAAGTGCGAAACGAAGTCTATGACATTATGCGTTTTTGGCTTGACAAGGGAATCGACGGATTCCGAATGGATGCTTTTCAATTTGCTTCTAAAGACACCAGCTGGCCAGAGCTCCCAAAAGGTTTTGAAAAAAACATCATCAAATATTATGGTGTAGGCCCACATTTGCATGAATATTTGCAAGAAATGAACCGGGAAGTTTTTAGCAAATACGACATCATGACCGTTGCAGAAGGTGCCGGAAGTTCCCCGGAAGATGCGTTGCTTTTTGTTGATCCTAACCGTAAAGAATTAAACATGGCTTATCACTTTGAAAGTGTAGATATTGGAAAACATGTAAAAGATTTTGGTTTAGTAAAATACAAAGAGATTTTTTCCAGATATGATAAAACATTCAAAGACAAAGGATGGTTATCAATTTTCCTGGCCAATCATGACCAACCCAGAATGGTCAGTAAATTTGGAAACGACACACCGGAATTCAGAGAAATATCTTCCAAAATGCTATCCACTTTTGTGATGAGCATGCGAGGAACGCCTTATTATTATCATGGAGACGAATTAGGTATGATTAATATCCGTTTTGACTCTATTGACGATTACCATGATGTAGATACCCGCAACAAATATTTTGGACTAAAAAACCGTGGCGGAGATTTAAAAGCCTTTTTAGAAGAACAAAAACAAACGGCCAGAGAAAACGGAAGAACTCCTTTTCAATGGGATACCACAGCTAATGCAGGTTTCACAACAGGCACTCCTTGGCTAAAAGTAAATCCAAACTATGCCATAATCAATGCAGAAGCGCAGGAAAAAGATCCAAATTCAGTTTTGAATTATTTTAGAAAACTGGTTCAGCTTCGAAAAGAAAACCCAATTTTAATCTACGGTAAATATACTTTGATAGATAAAGACAATCCGGATGTTTTTGCATACACACGCGAATTAGAAGGAAAAAAAGTACTGGTAGTACTCAATTTCTCTGATAAAAATGTAAAAATAAATACTGGTTTCAATATCAAAAACGCAAAAGTACTGATTGCTAATTATAACAATCTTGCTAAAGATGGTTTGTTAAGACCTTATGAAGCCATTATTTACAAATTGTAA
- a CDS encoding FKBP-type peptidyl-prolyl cis-trans isomerase, whose translation MKHLLSALLIMTLFISCKKETNSNNTSEAPSEIPYVAKNEKEIEEYVAKKGLKGTKSESGLYYVIKDPGTGKQATPASNVTVAYKGYFMDGKVFDQSDEKGISFGLNQVVKGWTEGISYLKEGGSAILVIPAKLGYGGSDNGSIPGASVLVFEVKLISVN comes from the coding sequence ATGAAACATTTATTATCAGCACTATTGATTATGACCCTTTTTATTTCTTGTAAAAAAGAAACTAACAGTAACAATACCAGCGAAGCACCAAGTGAGATTCCGTATGTTGCTAAAAATGAAAAGGAAATTGAGGAATATGTTGCTAAAAAGGGACTAAAAGGGACTAAAAGCGAATCAGGATTATACTATGTAATCAAAGATCCGGGAACAGGTAAGCAGGCTACTCCGGCTTCAAATGTTACTGTGGCTTACAAAGGTTATTTTATGGATGGAAAAGTATTTGATCAAAGTGACGAAAAAGGAATTTCTTTTGGTTTGAATCAGGTAGTTAAAGGCTGGACAGAAGGGATTTCATACCTAAAAGAAGGAGGAAGCGCTATCCTTGTTATTCCTGCAAAGTTAGGATATGGAGGAAGTGATAATGGAAGTATTCCGGGAGCTTCTGTACTTGTTTTTGAAGTAAAATTAATTTCGGTGAATTAG
- a CDS encoding DUF5689 domain-containing protein, which translates to MKNYTFQFLLMMLVLGACANDATEIPKLICNQPDIPVNKTVADIKETAAEIVAQYPYDDVIEAYVVSSDEKGNFFKSISLQTLATATTPSVGFSVPVDATNLYVDFRVGNKVYVKLKDQYTDLYYGGLRIGSLYVNAFNQGGVGRLSQNDYKKVLNASCTNVKEEQLVRSVDLGEINDSHLNTLIELSDVQFTESAIGRHYYEETNDVGGATNWNLVDKNGNQLIFRTSSFADFSKSIVPDESGKVRGVLTKFDTDYQLIARKETDVVMLGKRNIPFFVEDFQSVSDGTNLSLPGWGNIRQTGAIFWKGGISSTNGYAEFAITGTKVASNIVWLISPKIDMDTHTNETLSFRTAQHHLDVDSPLNTLEVYISKNFDGVNINTATWTRLAAKIPNQATPWNEFIGSGAIDLSSYTGKINIAFKYIGSGTNLALDGAFMVDDVQVYGD; encoded by the coding sequence ATGAAAAATTATACTTTTCAGTTTTTATTAATGATGCTAGTTCTGGGAGCTTGTGCAAATGACGCAACAGAGATTCCGAAACTCATTTGTAATCAACCCGATATTCCCGTAAACAAAACAGTAGCTGATATTAAAGAAACTGCTGCCGAAATTGTTGCTCAATATCCTTATGACGATGTGATAGAAGCCTATGTGGTTTCCAGTGATGAAAAGGGTAATTTTTTTAAAAGCATTTCGTTGCAAACTTTGGCTACAGCCACAACTCCTTCAGTAGGATTTAGCGTTCCCGTTGATGCTACCAATTTATATGTTGATTTTCGGGTGGGGAATAAGGTGTATGTGAAACTAAAAGATCAATATACCGATTTGTATTATGGTGGTTTGCGCATTGGTAGTTTGTATGTGAATGCTTTTAACCAAGGCGGAGTAGGGCGGCTTTCGCAAAACGATTATAAAAAGGTCTTGAATGCTTCTTGTACGAATGTGAAAGAAGAGCAACTGGTGCGTTCAGTTGATTTAGGCGAAATTAACGATAGCCATTTGAACACACTCATTGAATTATCGGATGTACAGTTTACAGAGTCGGCTATTGGGCGTCATTATTATGAAGAAACAAATGATGTGGGCGGTGCGACCAATTGGAATTTGGTGGACAAAAATGGCAATCAATTGATTTTTAGAACGAGCAGTTTTGCCGATTTTTCAAAAAGTATTGTCCCGGATGAAAGTGGAAAAGTAAGAGGTGTTTTGACTAAATTTGATACCGATTATCAGTTGATTGCCCGAAAAGAAACAGATGTTGTAATGCTTGGAAAACGCAACATTCCTTTTTTTGTTGAAGATTTTCAATCGGTTTCGGATGGGACAAATTTGAGTTTACCGGGTTGGGGTAATATTAGACAAACTGGAGCCATTTTTTGGAAAGGCGGTATTTCATCGACTAATGGTTATGCCGAATTTGCAATTACAGGAACTAAAGTAGCTTCGAATATTGTTTGGTTGATTTCGCCAAAAATCGATATGGATACGCATACCAATGAAACACTTTCTTTTAGAACAGCGCAGCATCATTTAGATGTAGATTCTCCATTAAATACACTTGAAGTTTATATTTCGAAAAATTTTGATGGAGTAAATATCAATACCGCGACTTGGACCCGACTTGCAGCAAAAATTCCTAATCAAGCAACGCCCTGGAATGAATTTATTGGTTCAGGAGCTATTGATTTGTCAAGTTATACAGGAAAAATCAATATTGCTTTTAAATACATTGGCTCGGGAACTAATTTAGCTTTAGATGGTGCTTTTATGGTAGATGATGTTCAGGTTTATGGGGATTAG